In the genome of Microbacterium endophyticum, one region contains:
- a CDS encoding nucleoside phosphorylase — protein MRLLVAAMDVEMVAFSEPIEGFDMLVTGLGKLQAAVGLTKALSAQTYEEIVVVGTAGALDPELEASVYEVVSALQHDVADLDGVVGQHVALPPRVGASVDGVTIATGDRFIDDADAVTHIRALGASLVDMETYAYMWTAENFGVPIRVFKAVSDRAQDGATELWDVTVTRCSGWLRERIRVEYGV, from the coding sequence GTGAGGCTGCTGGTTGCGGCGATGGATGTCGAAATGGTCGCGTTCAGCGAGCCCATCGAGGGTTTCGACATGCTGGTGACGGGACTCGGAAAGTTGCAGGCGGCGGTGGGCCTCACGAAGGCTCTCAGTGCGCAAACGTACGAAGAAATCGTGGTCGTCGGCACCGCCGGGGCCCTTGACCCAGAGCTTGAGGCATCCGTCTACGAAGTCGTCTCGGCACTACAGCACGATGTCGCAGATCTCGACGGTGTCGTTGGCCAGCACGTCGCGCTGCCGCCTCGGGTCGGGGCATCGGTTGATGGGGTCACGATTGCGACGGGCGACCGTTTCATCGACGATGCGGATGCCGTCACCCACATTCGCGCTCTCGGCGCGAGCCTCGTCGACATGGAGACCTACGCCTACATGTGGACCGCCGAGAACTTCGGGGTCCCCATACGCGTCTTCAAGGCGGTTTCGGATCGCGCTCAAGACGGAGCGACCGAGCTGTGGGACGTCACGGTTACCCGCTGCAGCGGATGGCTGCGCGAGCGCATACGCGTTGAGTACGGCGTCTAG